From a single Lolium rigidum isolate FL_2022 chromosome 7, APGP_CSIRO_Lrig_0.1, whole genome shotgun sequence genomic region:
- the LOC124676326 gene encoding uncharacterized protein LOC124676326: MKIDNERPYHSNVFHEPVSTGGAKVDCEPEKETKNNLLSDKMVEQTNLSEHTFVKSEHQNGGKTRQIWIDDVSYDKDVAEINLPDDVVSSDYGGNFVKDVCIDEGVLTDKRASVEKVESEKIFPYFDSSTGDANADLTEDIRVDPLETAHKTDIITLHVARATDSNSMEEIRVDHVKTPEVRDLEGNKSTDDSTNTNVENLSPRKSLSNEAAEQCQQKSTVIHETSETHKPFCVVEAIDEVASDDFHETEASISPEAGNLNGLPVESTSDGFSATNPEEDVGAQLDERGLNPATHYNPFIAYGSFEDSWEPKYALPSIVDDVSVVPICPVGKTDSFSDLVNGGTLRLGVQPSEESNDQRGSLVERTDSFSDLVNGGAGGFDSIVTDETKIKHSRLDSIEESSGRLDVQASEESNDQREDLVNEMRTGGVHGTGTSGAEPSEAMGDNHPKCETDTFEDAHDFNPRDMEEDDTNVIKDKNDSKSTRLAQTESLVQQNGPDSARLMARTGIRNPFESSFSGASITSDALAPSAHIGNVSLRSDSSTTSTRSFAFPVLQTEWNSSPVKMAKADRRRFRRDRSWGYRVLCCKF, encoded by the exons ATAATGAAAGGCCTTATCATAGTAATGTTTTTCATGAGCCTGTATCCACTGGTGGGGCTAAAGTAGACTGTGAACCTGAAAAGGAAACTAAGAACAATCTTTTGTCAGATAAGATGGTTGAACAAACCAATCTATCAGAACACACGTTTGTGAAGTCTGAGCATCAGAATGGAGGTAAAACCAGACAAATATGGATCGATGATGTTTCTTATGACAAGGATGTTGCTGAGATCAACCTGCCAGATGATGTGGTTTCTTCTGATTATGGTGGCAATTTTGTCAAGGATGTATGCATTGATGAGGGAGTTCTTACTGATAAGAGGGCTTCGGTAGAGAAGGTAGAAAGTGAAAAGATTTTCCCATACTTTGATTCTTCAACAGGTGATGCAAATGCTGATCTGACGGAAGACATAAGAGTTGATCCTCTGGAAACTGCACATAAGACAGATATAATTACCTTGCATGTCGCACGTGCTACTGATAGTAATAGTAtggaagaaataagagttgatcaTGTGAAAACTCCTGAAGTGCGTGATCTTGAAGGCAACAAGAGTACAGATGACTCTACTAATACAAATGTTGAGAATTTAAGCCCCAGAAAGTCATTAAGTAATGAAGCTGCAGAACAGTGCCAGCAGAAGAGCACAGTAATTCATGAGACCTCTGAAACTCACAAGCCATTTTGCGTGGTAGAAGCAATTGATGAG GTTGCATCAGACGATTTTCATGAAACTGAAGCTAGTATTTCACCAGAGGCTGGTAACCTCAATGGTTTACCGGTTGAATCAACTTCTGATGGGTTCTCAGCAACAAATCCTGAAGAAGATGTTGGTGCACAATTAGATGAGAGAGGATTGAATCCAGCTACTCACTATAATCCTTTTATCGCTTATGGATCTTTCGAGGATTCATGGGAACCAAAGTATGCTCTACCCAGCATCGTCGacgatgtttctgttgtacctatCTGTCCTGTTGGAAAGACTGATAGCTTCAGTGATCTCGTCAACGGTGGTACACTGAGGCTGGGGGTCCAACCATCTGAAGAGAGTAATGATCAGAGAGGAAGTCTTGTTGAAAGGACAGATAGTTTTAGTGATCTGGTGAATGGTGGAGCAGGAGGCTTTGATTCGATTGTAACagatgaaaccaaaatcaaacaCAGTAGATTAGAttccatagaagaaagttcaggtAGATTGGATGTCCAAGCATCTGAAGAGAGCAATGATCAGAGAGAAGATCTTGTTAACGAGATGAGAACTGGCGGTGTACATGGAACGGGTACTAGTGGTGCAGAGCCTAGTGAGGCCATGGGTGATAACCATCCAAAATGTGAGACTGATACTTTCGAAGATGCACATGATTTCAACCCAAGAGACATGGAGGAGGATGACACAAATGTAATCAAGGACAAGAACGACAGTAAGAGTACTAGGCTTGCACAAACGGAGTCGCTGGTTCAGCAAAATGGACCTGATAGTGCAAGGCTGATGGCTCGAACCGGCATTCGCAACCCCTTTGAATCAAGCTTCTCCGGAGCTAGTATCACCTCGGATGCACTAGCGCCATCTGCTCACATCGGCAACGTTTCTCTCCGTTCAGATAGCAGCACGACAAGTACTCGATCATTTGCATTCCCAGT GCTACAGACGGAGTGGAACAGCAGTCcggtgaagatggcaaaggcggacCGCAGGCGTTTCAGGCGAGATCGAAGCTGGGGTTACAGAGTCCTCTGCTGTAAATTCTGA